The Victivallis sp. Marseille-Q1083 DNA window GCCGCCAACTGCCGTCCTCAATGCCTTTGGCGACGTTGACGACGAGCTGCCGGTCCGGTTGAAAAAACGGTTTGAACTGCTGCAGCACGCCGCGCAGGTATTGGGTCGGCGTCGCCAGTAAAATCAATTCGGCTCCGGCGACCGCCGTTTTCATATCCGCTTCGAAGCGGATGCCGTCCGGGTAGCGGATGCCCGGCAGGAAGCGCGGATTGCTGCGGGTTGCCTCCATTTGGGCCAGATAATCCGGAAAAGGCCCCCAGATGGTCAATTGGTGACCGTTGCCGCACAGCACCATCGCCAGAGCACTGCCCCAGGCGCCGTCGCTCAATACGCTGATTTTCATAATGTCATTTCTCCGGGGTCTTGGATTTTTTTTGAAAACGGTTTTCGGTTCCGTTCAACAGCCGTTTCAGGTTGGATAAATGCTTGAGGATCGCCGCCAGCGACAGCAGATAAAAACCGCCGAGCGTGACGTTCGAATGCGGATAGAGGTGATAGGCGTCGATGATGGTCGCGCTCAGCGGCAGCGCCGCCGCCGCCGCGATGCTGGCCAGCGAAACGTAACGCCAGGCCAGAAAGGCGATCAGCCAGACTGCGGCGGCGATCAGCACCGCATAGGGGGACAGCGCGAGTACCGCGCCGGCGGCGGTGGAAATTCCTTTGCCGCCCTTGAAATGCAGGAAACAACTGAACATATGGCCGCCGACGCTGCCGGCCAGCGCCGCGATCTGAATCCAGCCCCACGGGTCGCTGCAGAGCTGGTGCCGGAGCAGTTGGGAGACGGCAAAGACCGGCAGGAATCCTTTGAGGGCGTCGAGCGCGAAGCAGAGCCGGCCCGGAAGTTTGCCGATTGAGCGGGTGACATTGGTTGCGCCGATGTTGCCGCTGCCCAGTTTGCGGATGTCTTTGCCGTAAAGCCGGCCGATCAGATATCCCCACGGAATCGAACCAAACAGGTAGGCGCCCAGAATGGTGAACAGATAGAAGAGGAAGGTTGGCATTTTTTACTTCTTTTTCCCTTGTTGAATTGATCAATGACAGCTATACTATTAAAAATAGGCTGTCGCCGGCTTTTTGCAAGCGGCAGCCGGAACGAAAGAGTCAGGAATCATGATGAAAAAGGCGCAATTGATTGTCGATGGCAGTGAACGTTCGGCCGATTTGCTT harbors:
- the plsY gene encoding glycerol-3-phosphate 1-O-acyltransferase PlsY, translating into MPTFLFYLFTILGAYLFGSIPWGYLIGRLYGKDIRKLGSGNIGATNVTRSIGKLPGRLCFALDALKGFLPVFAVSQLLRHQLCSDPWGWIQIAALAGSVGGHMFSCFLHFKGGKGISTAAGAVLALSPYAVLIAAAVWLIAFLAWRYVSLASIAAAAALPLSATIIDAYHLYPHSNVTLGGFYLLSLAAILKHLSNLKRLLNGTENRFQKKSKTPEK